TAGATGAATAAATAGTGAACAACAAGaacttttttccaaaaaaaagttCTTGCTGAGGCCTAAAAACGGGCTTTGTttggaaaattaataaatgaattaatgacacaaccatgcacacactcacaccgagGGAGAATTTAGCAAGACCaacaacagtcatgtttttggactgagaggaagccggagtgCTCTGAGaaaacccaccatgcacagggagaacattctaaactccatgcagaaagaccccgggccgggaatcaaacccaggaccttcttgctgcaaggcaacactTCtcccaactgcaccactgtgcagcccaagctagaacacattttaaaatttaataataataataataataataataatcttttaaGTTGTTGCTCAGGTTATGCCCGCCCGGTGCGCCGGCTGCCTCTCTGGCTGGTGAATGGTGCGATTCCTCTGTGTGCGTCAGTTCGTAGCCAAAAGCAGCTGAAGTTAGTCCCCGGAAGTGAGATGCTTTTCGCCCCGAATATGGTGTCTCCTTTATTATCACgacagaaaatccaaaaatgaGCAATAGATATTTTATATCAAACAGGAAACAGCGGGAATATTTAACTGTCTGAATGTTCATTGTACGTGATATGAAAAAGCGCCTCTGAAAGTTACAAATATGGACACTCAAACAGAACAAGGAGACTCCTACACGGTGAGACAGCTTCCATTGTAACCATCATTTGTTACTAAAGAGTTGCTTTGTTATCTATTAGTGGTGCTAAAAAGAAACCCGGTTTTGCTAACTGCTACAATGTAACTGGCTACTGAAGGTAGAATGGTGGaaacaataaactgaatttCAGAAGCGACtttctgttgtcttgttgttATGATGTGAACATTTCTGTATCCTAACTGAACTgatcactttgtttttcaggatAATCTCATCGGGACATTATTAGCCATCTTTGGAAGTGTGATTGTCAGCATCTCTCTCAGTATTCAGGTAGTTTCTGTTTACACTTCGCCACTAAAAGCGTTATAAATCATCTGTTTCATAATTATAATCCAGACAGGAGCTTTTAATTTCCACCGTGCCATGccctcttctgttttctgatgcATGTCTGACTGCATAACCCTCAGGGAAAGGCtgtgtttgctgaatatttatcCAATACACAGTCACGTGGTCATCATGCGTCACTCTCATTGTGTTGCTTACCATCCCatctgcatttcttttattgGGTGAAACTGTTTCACAATTTGCTTTAAGCTCTTTCTGTCAGATTCCTGCAaggtgtttgtgttgctttaaattccctgttttgcatttctttgcaGAAGTACAGCCACGTGACACTCGCAGGAACAAAGGAGCAACGCACCTTCTACAACACCAAGACCTGGTGGTCTGGTTTCGTGTTCATCTGCGTCGGGGAGGGGGCCAACTTTGTGTCCTACGCCTTTGCCCCAATTGCTGTTGTCGCGCCCCTCAATGCCGTGTCTGTCCTGAGTGAGTATCATTCTCTAAACAttagataaaatgtgaaaacattcagatttataCCTTAAATTGtaccaaaaacttttttttttttgctaatgttTTGCAGCAAGCtcaattttgggttttttattcctgagagaaaaatctaaagcaaAGGACTTTGCAAGTAAGTAGAACAAAGGTTATGCAGCTGCACAGATAACTcatgcaaatatttcagatctgctgcttttttatgtaaatctaaTTGCCCTTTCTTCTATTCTTCTGCCAaggtatttttttgttatgtgtaaattttatttggagTTTCAGTGAAGGTGAACAACTCAAATCTGACCTTTCAGACACACTTAACAGTTTATTAAATTACTTTGGAAATATCCTCAACTGACCTTCTATGCAACCCTAAAGTCCAATATTTGTTGAATTACCTCTTATATTGgtgctcctttttttcttttgaattttgaaattcagaaaaactTTTCCAGTAATTCATCATAAGTCAACTTTTGATTTGTGTTCAATgtgtaaactttaaaatgccGATAAATATGTCAAgctatgttgttgttgtttttttattgattgtgcGACCAAATACCAGCAAGAAGGAAGTTTTACGTTTTCAGATGGGATCAGGTTGTTTTGCAGAGCTTTTATTCCCTTAATaaggaaattaattttaaaaaattacttttttgtattttcttgtgttttatttgcctgatatttatatttttcttaccaataaatgcatcaaaaatcaAATTGGTTGGAGTACAAATAGGGGTGGGTGATAAGGACTTAGAATTTTATTCTGATATTctgtggtactattgtgataataataaagaaaaatcctatttgttacttattttttatgattaaaaaaactgtttctcttttaggtaactgtatggctGAGCCTGCATTCATACCACCACATATACAAATATTATCCatggaaaacattattttctgaaataggCTTTTTTACGAGGCCACATACTttaaaagtgtgatttatatccCTAAACCATAAAAACTAATTAcactattttcaaatttactgatattttttgaTGCTCCTGTGGAACTAAGATTGGcgaaaatagcaaaaataacatttctgatcatactggaatttttttttcattatttacaacCAATCACTGAAATTTATCATGTCAATGAATCAAAGGTCTTATACTAAGAAACctaattattaataaacaaaacgataaatgcccacccctaAGTGCAAATACTGCAGCAGTTTAAACCTTTAATTCCTCTCCAGTCTGACTTGGCAGATTGTTTGAAgtgatttctgtttgtttgtgttttcagagaaCTATGGGCTGGCCTTCCTGGGCTACATCTTCATTATAGGAGGAACGTATCTGTTTGTGTCATTTGGTCCAAACTCTCATGAGAAACTCCAAGCAGGGAACATTGTGAAGCATCTTGTTGGATGGCCTGTTCTCCTGTATATGGTGAGATATTTCCTGTAAATCATTAGCTAATATTCTGTAAACTGATGTGGTTTTTATCTTGGAGTCTTTCAGTCCGGCACAGTTGATTTTTGGTGTATTTctgtattaatttaatgttttcatcctgACAGCTTCTGGAGATTATCGCATTCTGCCTGTTGTTGTACTTCTACAAACAGCACAATGCTAACTACCTTGTTGTTATTCTGCTGCTGGTGGCTTTACTGGGTGAGTTTCCTCCTGTCTTTAAAATCTAGCTTTATTCACACTTAACTGGAATAAGAATACAgatgttgagtttttattttattttatttgtttaatcttcTGCTTGTCTTGTGGAACAGGCTCGGTCACAGTCATTACAGTCAAGGCGGTTTCTGGGATGCTGCTCCTGACTCTGGAGGGCTCCATGCAGCTCGACTACCCCATCTTCAGCGTCATGTTTGTGTGCATGGTGGCGTCTGTCATCTTCCAGGCCAGGTGAGAGGCAGAGACGTCGAAAATCATCAAAATCCACTAGTCTTTgttacagtttgtgtttgtggctgTAGGTTTGTGACGATAAGTTTActagacaataaattgtccaaaaggttattgtgataaatgaaaGTATTCCCATTTTCAGACccttttcaagtaatataatcaCAATGATGCGGGTACAtcctctcaaagatcaataaactttaatttataaccaactgggagacattttagataaacaaaacaactgaaagaagaaataaagtgtTTGTGTCTACTTTCTATTCTAAAAATCTTAttacacttcaaataaaatcaaactaacttataagcaacttttcaacaagatataaaagcttgttttaagtaataaatatttattattgattttttttaaaagtactagttccatcAGCAGATTTTTACTCTTATAGCAAAAcatctttttcatatt
This is a stretch of genomic DNA from Gambusia affinis linkage group LG16, SWU_Gaff_1.0, whole genome shotgun sequence. It encodes these proteins:
- the nipal3 gene encoding NIPA-like protein 3, with protein sequence MDTQTEQGDSYTDNLIGTLLAIFGSVIVSISLSIQKYSHVTLAGTKEQRTFYNTKTWWSGFVFICVGEGANFVSYAFAPIAVVAPLNAVSVLTSSILGFLFLREKSKAKDFAKNYGLAFLGYIFIIGGTYLFVSFGPNSHEKLQAGNIVKHLVGWPVLLYMLLEIIAFCLLLYFYKQHNANYLVVILLLVALLGSVTVITVKAVSGMLLLTLEGSMQLDYPIFSVMFVCMVASVIFQARFLSQACNLHDPSLAACVNYIFSTVSAVVAGAVFYLEFQKEDVLHICMFLLGSALCFLGVFLVTKSRKKAKIFEPYVTMDVANGVPTIHDNGLVVQPDFNSSFSYGALVNNDGVAPATLPVNLEHPTVTVRGTDLPHGQPDLKKD